From the Alloalcanivorax dieselolei B5 genome, one window contains:
- the nqrF gene encoding NADH:ubiquinone reductase (Na(+)-transporting) subunit F, whose translation MSFEIILGVAMFTAIVLALVAVILVARSRLVASGDVHIDINGDAEKGIDAPAGGKLLGTLANQGIFLSSACGGGGTCAQCKCQVLDGGGDILPTEEGHFTKGQIRDGWRLSCQVNVKQDMKIKVPEEFFGVKKWECEVIANDNVATFIKELTLKLPEGEEVAFRAGGYVQLEAPPFEVNFSDFDIGEEYRGDWEHFKFFDLKTKNSEEVIRAYSMANYPEEKGILKFNIRIATPPPGSSGIQPGLMSSYVFSLKPGDKITVFGPFGEFFAKDTDAEMVFIGGGAGMAPMRSHIFDQLKRLNSKRKMSFWYGARSWRETFYNDEYDKLAEENDNFQWHLALSDPQPEDNWTGLTGFIHNVLYEQYLKDHPAPEDCEYYMCGPPMMNAAVIKMLEDLGVEPENILLDDFGG comes from the coding sequence ATGAGTTTTGAGATCATTCTTGGCGTCGCCATGTTCACCGCCATCGTATTGGCGCTGGTGGCGGTGATCCTGGTGGCGCGTTCCCGGCTGGTGGCCAGCGGGGACGTTCACATCGATATCAACGGTGATGCGGAAAAGGGCATTGATGCGCCCGCCGGCGGTAAGCTGTTGGGTACTCTGGCCAACCAGGGCATCTTCCTGTCCTCCGCCTGTGGTGGCGGCGGCACCTGCGCCCAGTGCAAGTGTCAGGTTCTCGATGGCGGCGGCGACATCCTGCCCACCGAGGAAGGCCACTTCACCAAGGGCCAGATCCGCGATGGTTGGCGCCTGAGCTGTCAGGTGAACGTCAAGCAGGACATGAAGATCAAGGTGCCGGAAGAGTTCTTCGGCGTGAAGAAGTGGGAGTGCGAGGTCATCGCCAACGACAACGTCGCCACCTTCATCAAGGAACTGACCCTGAAGCTGCCGGAAGGCGAGGAAGTGGCCTTCCGTGCCGGTGGCTATGTGCAGCTGGAAGCGCCGCCGTTCGAGGTGAACTTCTCCGATTTCGATATCGGTGAGGAGTATCGCGGCGACTGGGAGCACTTCAAGTTCTTCGATCTGAAGACCAAGAACAGCGAAGAGGTGATCCGCGCCTACTCCATGGCCAACTATCCGGAAGAGAAGGGCATTCTCAAGTTCAACATCCGGATCGCCACGCCGCCGCCGGGCTCCTCCGGCATCCAGCCGGGGCTGATGAGCTCCTATGTGTTCAGCCTGAAGCCGGGTGACAAGATCACCGTGTTCGGACCCTTCGGTGAGTTCTTCGCCAAGGACACCGACGCGGAGATGGTGTTCATCGGCGGTGGCGCGGGCATGGCGCCGATGCGCAGCCATATCTTCGACCAGCTCAAGCGTTTGAACTCCAAACGCAAAATGAGCTTCTGGTACGGCGCGCGCAGCTGGCGTGAGACGTTCTACAACGATGAGTACGATAAGCTCGCCGAGGAGAACGACAACTTCCAATGGCACCTGGCGCTGTCCGATCCGCAGCCGGAAGACAACTGGACCGGCCTTACCGGCTTCATCCACAACGTGCTGTACGAACAGTACCTGAAGGATCACCCGGCGCCGGAGGACTGTGAATATTACATGTGCGGTCCGCCGATGATGAACGCCGCGGTCATCAAGATGCTGGAAGATCTGGGCGTGGAGCCCGAGAACATCCTTCTCGATGACTTTGGTGGGTAA
- a CDS encoding FAD:protein FMN transferase, which produces MKSRLLLIPFTLLLLFVLSACDDAQQRLSALSGPTMGTTWSVKFTGSPRDGIPALKSELEAALEQVNQEMSTYRPDSDLSRFNQAEAGTVQTLPEDFAKVLAAAQALSRDTNGAYDVTVGPLVNLWGFGPDPDRFEPPADEDVQAALKRIGWQRLTLQGREATQPGGLYVDLSSIAKGFGVDKLAGVLKEAGISNYLVEVGGELVASGTKPYGQPWRVAIERPEVGKREVEKVLKLHDIAIATSGDYRNFFEEDGKLFSHTIDPRTGYPVTHHLASVTVLHESCMMADALATALTVLGPEEGVAFAREHELPVLFIVRTHEGPKEILTPAFQAVLDSQKQEK; this is translated from the coding sequence ATGAAATCCCGTCTCTTACTGATTCCCTTCACGCTGTTGCTGCTGTTTGTGCTGAGCGCCTGCGACGACGCTCAACAACGGCTTTCGGCGCTGTCCGGACCGACCATGGGCACCACCTGGTCGGTGAAGTTCACCGGTTCCCCCCGTGACGGTATCCCGGCACTCAAATCCGAGCTGGAGGCGGCCCTGGAGCAGGTGAACCAGGAGATGAGCACCTATCGGCCGGATTCGGACCTGTCCAGGTTCAATCAGGCGGAGGCGGGGACGGTCCAGACCCTGCCGGAGGATTTCGCCAAGGTACTGGCGGCGGCACAGGCCTTGTCCCGGGACACCAACGGCGCCTATGACGTCACCGTGGGGCCTTTGGTGAACCTTTGGGGCTTTGGCCCGGACCCGGACCGCTTCGAACCGCCGGCGGACGAGGACGTCCAGGCGGCGCTGAAGCGTATCGGCTGGCAGCGGCTGACGCTCCAGGGCCGGGAAGCCACCCAGCCCGGCGGCCTGTATGTGGACCTGTCCTCCATCGCCAAGGGTTTTGGCGTGGACAAGCTGGCCGGAGTGCTCAAAGAAGCCGGTATCAGCAACTATCTGGTGGAAGTTGGTGGCGAACTGGTGGCGTCCGGCACCAAACCCTACGGCCAGCCCTGGCGCGTGGCCATCGAGCGCCCGGAAGTGGGCAAGCGGGAAGTGGAGAAAGTGCTGAAACTGCACGATATCGCCATTGCCACCAGCGGTGATTACCGCAATTTTTTTGAGGAGGACGGCAAGCTGTTCTCCCACACCATCGATCCCCGTACCGGTTACCCGGTCACTCATCATCTGGCATCGGTTACCGTGCTGCACGAGTCCTGTATGATGGCGGATGCCCTGGCCACCGCGCTGACCGTGCTGGGGCCGGAAGAGGGCGTCGCCTTCGCTCGTGAACATGAACTGCCTGTGCTGTTCATTGTCAGAACCCATGAGGGGCCGAAAGAAATTCTGACCCCGGCTTTCCAGGCCGTTCTGGACAGCCAGAAACAGGAGAAGTGA
- the nqrM gene encoding (Na+)-NQR maturation NqrM, which produces MFATLIAAFVVIGILFAAMAVGVIFSNKPIKGSCGGLATLGMKDGCEICGGDSNACEENTRQENAKRAGSLGKDVLKT; this is translated from the coding sequence ATGTTTGCCACTCTGATCGCCGCCTTTGTCGTTATCGGCATCCTGTTCGCCGCCATGGCCGTTGGCGTGATCTTCTCCAACAAGCCGATCAAGGGCTCCTGTGGCGGCCTGGCGACGCTGGGCATGAAGGACGGCTGCGAAATCTGCGGCGGCGACAGCAACGCCTGCGAGGAAAACACCCGCCAGGAAAACGCCAAACGCGCCGGAAGCTTGGGTAAGGACGTGTTGAAAACCTGA
- a CDS encoding GNAT family N-acetyltransferase/peptidase C39 family protein, with the protein MALRTARADDLDALCALEQRCFSSDRLSRRSFRHWLRQNPCGLIVAEQEESGLLGYALVMLYNGTRLARLYSIAVDPSQRGKGLGEQLLDAAEHYAHRHRRLYLRLEVRKDNASAIRLYERRGYRLFGQTADYYEDHQDALRFQKRLHYRPDGGERLAVPWIRQSTDFSCGPACLMMARAALQGEPPSDSEELLLWREATTIFMTAGHGGCHPLGLALAARRRGLAAEVWCNQRGPLFLDSVRDAHKKRVMETVHHHFVEQAQAQAIPVHYAELGSERLDQALENGEVAMVLISTWRLDGRKAPHWVVVAGGDRECFYIHDPDPAEDQIPLDCQYIPIARDGFDKMARYGQSRLRTAVIVKAVDS; encoded by the coding sequence ATGGCATTACGCACCGCCCGCGCCGACGATCTGGACGCCCTGTGCGCCCTGGAGCAACGCTGCTTCAGCAGCGACCGGCTATCCCGCCGCAGCTTCCGCCATTGGCTGCGCCAGAACCCTTGCGGCCTGATCGTGGCGGAGCAAGAAGAGAGCGGTCTGCTCGGTTACGCCCTGGTCATGCTGTACAACGGCACCCGCCTGGCACGCCTCTACTCCATCGCCGTGGATCCCAGTCAACGTGGCAAAGGGCTCGGCGAGCAGTTGCTCGACGCCGCCGAGCATTACGCGCACCGTCATCGACGGCTTTACCTGCGCCTGGAAGTCCGCAAGGACAACGCCTCCGCTATTCGTCTCTATGAGCGGCGCGGTTACCGTCTGTTCGGCCAGACCGCCGACTACTACGAGGACCACCAGGATGCGCTGCGTTTTCAGAAGCGGCTGCATTACCGGCCCGACGGTGGCGAGCGGCTGGCGGTGCCGTGGATCCGGCAGAGCACCGACTTCTCCTGCGGCCCCGCCTGCCTGATGATGGCCCGCGCCGCGCTGCAGGGCGAACCGCCCAGCGACAGTGAGGAACTGCTGCTCTGGCGCGAAGCCACCACCATCTTCATGACCGCCGGCCATGGCGGCTGCCACCCGCTCGGCCTGGCCCTGGCCGCCCGTCGACGCGGCCTCGCCGCCGAGGTCTGGTGCAATCAGCGAGGCCCTCTGTTTCTTGATTCGGTGCGTGATGCGCACAAGAAAAGGGTGATGGAAACGGTCCACCATCACTTCGTCGAACAGGCACAGGCGCAAGCGATTCCGGTGCACTACGCGGAACTGGGCAGCGAGCGGCTGGATCAGGCACTGGAAAACGGTGAAGTGGCCATGGTGCTGATCAGCACCTGGCGGCTGGACGGACGTAAAGCGCCCCACTGGGTGGTGGTGGCCGGCGGCGACCGGGAGTGCTTCTACATCCACGACCCGGACCCGGCGGAGGATCAGATCCCCCTGGACTGCCAATACATCCCCATCGCCCGCGACGGCTTCGACAAAATGGCCCGCTATGGGCAGTCACGGCTGCGCACCGCAGTCATTGTAAAGGCAGTTGACAGTTGA
- a CDS encoding patatin-like phospholipase family protein: MASPIPPVRGLILSGGGARAAYQVGVLRAVAEMLPAQSRNPFPIICGTSAGAINAAGLAAGAHNYATAVHSLDRVWSNMTAEQVYRTDIFAFTSSLLRWVFSAATGGQAKTRSALLDNTPLKRLLRLLINFQRIGDSVDKGYLRALSITASSYATGESVSFFQGADDLQEWTRARRLGRRSVIGVQHMLASAAIPLLFPAEQVDGSFYGDGAVRQLAPVSPALHLGANRLLVIGVSGGNSPGQQQALSGYPSLAQVLGHVLNSVFVDTLEGDVERLERINNTLAVTDAGQRRQRGIQLRPVDVLKIYPSEPIDEIAGRHSRELPRTLRFFLRGSGATRSPGAGALSYLLFEPGFTRELIELGYRDAMAREQEIRDFFKDP; this comes from the coding sequence ATGGCATCACCAATACCCCCGGTGCGGGGGTTGATATTGTCCGGTGGCGGTGCCCGCGCCGCCTATCAGGTCGGGGTATTGCGCGCGGTGGCGGAAATGCTGCCGGCGCAGTCGCGCAATCCGTTTCCGATTATTTGCGGCACCTCCGCCGGTGCCATCAACGCCGCCGGTCTGGCCGCCGGCGCCCACAACTACGCCACCGCGGTGCACAGCCTGGACCGGGTGTGGTCCAACATGACCGCCGAGCAGGTTTACCGCACCGACATTTTTGCGTTCACCAGCAGTCTGCTGCGCTGGGTATTTTCCGCCGCCACCGGCGGTCAGGCCAAGACCCGCAGCGCCTTGCTCGACAACACACCGCTGAAACGGCTGCTGCGCTTGCTGATCAATTTCCAGCGCATTGGCGACAGCGTGGACAAGGGGTATTTGCGGGCGTTGTCGATCACCGCGTCCAGTTACGCCACCGGCGAATCGGTATCGTTTTTCCAGGGCGCCGATGATCTGCAGGAATGGACCCGGGCCCGCCGCCTCGGGCGCCGCTCCGTGATCGGCGTGCAGCACATGCTGGCGTCGGCGGCGATTCCGCTGCTGTTCCCGGCGGAGCAGGTGGACGGCAGTTTTTACGGCGACGGCGCGGTGCGCCAGCTGGCCCCGGTGAGCCCGGCCTTGCATCTGGGTGCCAACCGCCTGTTGGTGATCGGCGTGTCCGGCGGCAACAGTCCGGGACAGCAACAGGCGCTCAGCGGTTATCCCTCCCTGGCCCAGGTGCTCGGGCATGTGTTGAACAGCGTGTTCGTCGATACCCTGGAGGGGGACGTGGAACGGCTCGAACGCATCAATAACACCCTGGCCGTCACCGACGCTGGCCAGAGGCGTCAGCGCGGCATCCAACTGCGGCCCGTGGACGTTCTGAAGATCTATCCCTCCGAGCCCATCGACGAGATCGCGGGCCGGCATTCGCGCGAGCTGCCACGCACCTTGCGGTTCTTCTTGCGCGGTTCCGGTGCGACCCGTTCGCCGGGCGCCGGCGCGCTCAGCTATTTGCTGTTCGAGCCCGGCTTTACCCGCGAACTGATCGAGCTGGGTTATCGGGACGCGATGGCCAGGGAGCAGGAAATCCGCGACTTCTTCAAGGATCCCTGA
- a CDS encoding glycerophosphodiester phosphodiesterase: protein MSQPFPTIVGHRGARGEAPENTLAGFQVAVAAGAGEIELDVRLSADGHLIVLHDSDLKRTTGQKGHARHFTLAQLNLLDARVNTPGWHSTVGVPSLREVVALCGPAMRFQFEVKGADRAVLHQLAHQLTHMIDQDGLRERVVITSSHTGFLRMVATMAPHLERGYVSEYRYQQPTRRAAALGCRWLIPHHSLVSPRLMRSARRRGLKVSTWTVNDLNEAERLARLGVDGIITDFPTSFLAHFRGKGQRQEAAPAAQAELDPSLRDP from the coding sequence ATGTCCCAGCCCTTCCCCACCATCGTCGGCCATCGCGGCGCCCGTGGCGAAGCGCCGGAGAATACCCTGGCGGGCTTTCAGGTGGCGGTGGCGGCGGGCGCCGGAGAAATCGAGCTGGATGTGCGCCTGTCCGCCGACGGCCATCTGATCGTTCTGCACGACAGTGACCTGAAGCGCACCACCGGCCAGAAAGGCCACGCCCGGCATTTCACCCTGGCCCAGCTCAATCTGCTGGACGCCCGTGTCAACACACCCGGTTGGCACAGCACCGTGGGGGTGCCCTCGCTGCGCGAAGTGGTGGCTCTGTGTGGGCCGGCCATGCGCTTTCAGTTCGAGGTGAAGGGCGCCGACCGCGCCGTCCTGCACCAGTTGGCCCATCAGTTGACGCATATGATCGACCAGGACGGTCTGCGTGAGCGGGTGGTGATCACCTCCAGCCATACCGGCTTCCTGCGCATGGTCGCCACCATGGCCCCGCATCTTGAGCGCGGCTATGTCAGCGAATATCGCTATCAACAGCCCACCCGGCGTGCCGCCGCGCTCGGCTGCCGCTGGTTGATACCCCACCACAGTCTGGTCTCGCCACGGCTGATGCGCAGCGCCCGCCGGCGCGGGCTCAAGGTCTCCACCTGGACCGTCAACGATCTCAATGAGGCGGAACGGCTGGCGCGGCTGGGCGTGGACGGCATCATCACCGACTTCCCCACCAGCTTCCTGGCCCACTTTCGCGGCAAGGGTCAACGCCAGGAGGCGGCCCCCGCCGCCCAGGCCGAGCTGGACCCGAGCCTCAGGGATCCTTGA
- a CDS encoding sulfotransferase family protein translates to MWHVAKLYGRLFLKSWNPDYQGRVGGWSPRRLLAMALFWPAFLLLQTINGLALLLDRVLFPRYRQITVREPLFVVGIPRSGTTFLHRLLAGDDQRFTTTSLWELIFAPSISQRYLFHGISLLDRRLGQPLGRLLTWLERRLLGGLDDIHKTGLRDPEEDYLALLPVLGCFLLVLVVPDERLWRLTFADRDLPAAEKRRIMAAYRRFVQRHLYFHGEGRVFLSKNPSFTPWIQALAETFPDARFIGCLRNPTQSVPSQINSIVVGARLFDGRDTAAYWREGFMAMLDYYYRHLLDSLDALPQSRQALSVMESLAADPRDTVEAFYRRFGWTPSQEYQSYLTAESERARRYRSGHHYDARELGLEVEPLRRTFGWVYQRFSFPLPEGESG, encoded by the coding sequence ATGTGGCATGTGGCCAAACTGTACGGGCGGTTGTTCCTGAAATCCTGGAACCCGGATTATCAGGGCAGGGTGGGTGGTTGGTCGCCGCGACGGCTGCTGGCCATGGCGCTGTTCTGGCCCGCTTTCCTGCTGCTGCAGACGATCAATGGCCTGGCTTTGCTGCTGGATCGGGTGCTGTTTCCCCGTTATCGCCAGATCACCGTGCGCGAGCCGCTGTTCGTGGTGGGTATTCCGCGCAGTGGCACCACTTTTCTGCATCGCCTGCTGGCCGGCGATGACCAGCGTTTCACCACCACCTCCCTGTGGGAACTGATCTTCGCACCCTCCATCAGCCAGCGTTACCTGTTTCACGGTATCAGCCTGCTGGACCGCCGGCTGGGCCAGCCGCTGGGCCGGCTGCTGACCTGGCTGGAGCGGCGCCTGCTCGGCGGTCTGGATGATATTCACAAGACCGGGCTGCGTGATCCGGAGGAGGATTACCTGGCGCTGTTGCCGGTGCTGGGCTGTTTCCTGCTGGTGCTGGTGGTGCCGGACGAGCGTCTCTGGCGCCTGACGTTCGCCGACCGTGATCTGCCGGCGGCGGAAAAGCGCCGAATCATGGCGGCCTACCGCCGGTTCGTGCAGCGGCACCTCTATTTCCATGGCGAGGGCCGGGTGTTCCTGTCCAAGAACCCCTCGTTCACGCCCTGGATCCAGGCCCTGGCGGAGACCTTTCCGGACGCCCGTTTCATCGGCTGCCTGCGTAACCCCACTCAATCGGTACCCTCACAGATCAACTCCATCGTCGTCGGCGCCCGCCTTTTCGACGGCCGTGACACCGCCGCCTACTGGCGTGAGGGTTTCATGGCGATGCTCGATTACTACTACCGTCACCTGCTCGACAGCCTCGACGCGCTGCCGCAATCCCGTCAGGCGCTGTCGGTAATGGAGTCACTCGCCGCTGATCCGCGGGACACGGTGGAAGCGTTCTATCGGCGCTTCGGTTGGACGCCTTCGCAGGAGTACCAGAGCTATCTCACCGCCGAGTCGGAACGTGCCCGGCGTTATCGCAGCGGTCATCATTACGATGCCCGCGAACTGGGGTTGGAGGTGGAGCCGTTGCGGCGCACCTTCGGCTGGGTCTATCAGCGTTTTTCATTCCCGCTGCCGGAAGGAGAGAGTGGATGA
- a CDS encoding glycosyltransferase, with translation MVKQSDLRVLFVVDAMKGRNGVGAYFQDLVAHLQDRVARVELVSPSLEDPHPCQGASIPIPGDATQRLFFPKMRELTALMWEMKPHVVVIPGPGIFSLGAYWAAGKLGIPVCVTFQTDYDKLVRLYWGPRLARLAGGFLNWLNRTLFRGSSAVVTISEDMLAKARQAGARHPQLVGTPLAPEFVHTPVTPLADRVSSVLYVGRLAAEKNIDRFLELAAARPELTFTVAGDGPQRDKVEAAAERYPNLRYLGWCDRATVVRALDDAQVLILPSTVEAFGTVALEALARERLVITAPACGINQWPALGAALVVQGRDQSLAQALAELEAKSAGSRALRARSGRSAAVLMNEQAVGHWLRVLEQCAGQAQSLPKPWPSPTLALLRRLSTQARVS, from the coding sequence ATGGTGAAACAAAGCGATTTACGCGTGCTGTTCGTCGTCGACGCCATGAAGGGACGCAATGGGGTCGGTGCCTACTTCCAGGATCTGGTGGCGCATTTGCAGGATCGGGTGGCGCGGGTGGAACTGGTCTCGCCCAGCCTCGAGGATCCGCACCCCTGTCAGGGGGCGTCCATTCCCATTCCCGGCGATGCCACCCAGCGGCTTTTCTTTCCCAAAATGCGTGAGTTGACCGCGCTGATGTGGGAAATGAAACCCCATGTGGTGGTGATCCCCGGTCCCGGGATTTTTTCCCTGGGGGCCTACTGGGCGGCTGGCAAACTGGGTATTCCCGTCTGTGTCACCTTTCAGACCGATTACGACAAGCTGGTGCGGCTCTATTGGGGGCCGCGTCTGGCGCGTCTGGCCGGCGGTTTTCTGAACTGGCTGAACCGGACGTTGTTCCGTGGCAGCAGCGCGGTGGTGACCATCAGCGAGGACATGTTGGCCAAGGCGCGACAGGCCGGCGCCCGCCATCCGCAACTGGTGGGCACGCCGCTGGCGCCGGAATTCGTGCACACGCCGGTGACGCCGCTGGCCGACAGGGTGTCCTCGGTGCTGTATGTGGGCCGGTTGGCGGCGGAGAAGAACATCGACCGCTTCCTGGAACTGGCGGCCGCGCGCCCGGAGCTGACCTTTACCGTGGCCGGGGACGGCCCGCAGCGGGACAAAGTGGAGGCCGCCGCCGAACGCTATCCGAACCTGCGCTATCTGGGCTGGTGCGATCGCGCCACCGTGGTGCGGGCATTGGATGACGCCCAGGTGCTGATCCTGCCTTCCACGGTGGAAGCGTTCGGCACCGTGGCGCTGGAAGCGCTGGCCCGGGAGCGCCTGGTGATCACGGCGCCGGCCTGCGGTATCAATCAATGGCCGGCGCTGGGGGCCGCGCTGGTGGTGCAGGGCCGCGATCAGAGTCTGGCGCAGGCGTTGGCGGAGCTGGAGGCGAAAAGCGCCGGCAGCCGGGCGCTGCGTGCTCGTAGCGGCCGCTCGGCCGCCGTGCTGATGAACGAACAGGCGGTGGGGCACTGGCTGCGGGTACTGGAACAGTGCGCTGGTCAGGCCCAGTCGTTGCCGAAGCCGTGGCCGTCGCCGACCCTGGCGCTGTTGCGGCGGCTTTCCACTCAGGCACGGGTGAGTTGA
- a CDS encoding polysaccharide deacetylase family protein, which yields MAPVLVSVHDVMPETRAAVSSLLAVLDRLPAQAVTLLVVPGRDWRDDDLSWLRGLAARGYPLAGHGWRHRCDPPRSLYHRAHSALLSRDVAEHLSLDGEGVAALIGECHDWFGRHRVPVGDLYVPPAWALGALSRRQRAQLPFRYLETLTGIHDLRESRFRLLPLLGYEADTPGRARVLRLCNAINRGLAAVTGTPLRLSIHPFDLDYHLRRDLLADIARVERPLAYDASVWSR from the coding sequence ATGGCACCGGTTCTGGTTTCGGTGCATGACGTGATGCCGGAGACCCGCGCCGCGGTGTCGTCGCTGCTCGCCGTGCTGGACCGGCTGCCGGCGCAAGCGGTGACCCTGCTGGTGGTGCCGGGTCGGGATTGGAGAGATGACGACCTTTCCTGGCTGCGTGGTCTGGCGGCGCGCGGGTACCCGCTGGCTGGCCATGGCTGGCGCCATCGCTGCGATCCTCCCCGAAGTCTCTATCACCGTGCGCACAGTGCGCTGCTGTCGCGCGATGTGGCCGAGCATCTGTCCCTGGATGGGGAGGGCGTGGCCGCTCTGATCGGGGAGTGCCATGACTGGTTTGGGCGACACCGGGTTCCGGTCGGTGATCTGTACGTGCCGCCGGCCTGGGCGCTGGGTGCGCTGTCGCGGCGGCAGCGTGCACAGCTGCCATTCCGTTACCTGGAGACCCTGACCGGTATCCACGATCTGCGCGAGAGCCGCTTCCGTCTGTTGCCGTTGCTGGGGTACGAAGCGGACACCCCTGGCCGTGCCCGGGTGTTGCGCCTGTGCAACGCGATTAATCGCGGTCTCGCCGCCGTTACCGGCACGCCGCTGCGTCTGTCGATCCATCCCTTTGATCTGGATTACCACCTGCGCCGCGATCTGCTTGCCGACATCGCCCGGGTCGAACGGCCGCTGGCCTATGACGCCTCGGTCTGGTCACGCTAA